In the Streptomyces spororaveus genome, GAGGAAGGTGCTCCAGCCGTCTTCGTCGCGTCCGGTGGCGCCGCCGTAGGTGGTGGTGCCGCCCTGGAAGTAGTACTGGTATCCGTCGTAGGTGCTGACGCCCCAGATGTCGGGGATGCCGTCGCCAGTGTTGTCCTCGGTGCCGAGGACCATGGGCCAGTCGGTGCGGTTCCAGGCGGTGGTGGCGTAGGTGTAGTCGACGCCGCCTTCGGCGTTCGCCGCGTACTGCAGGGAGGTCAGGTCCGCGCCCGCGATGGCGCCCGCCTTGCCCTTGCGCAGGGCCATGGTGCGGTTGGCGTTGGCGTTGTCGCGGAAGAGGAGGTCGGGGATGTTGTCGCCGGAGACGTCGCGGACACCGACGATGTCGCGGGCGGCCCAGCCGGTGGCCATCTTGCGGTAGGAGGCGAAGCTGGATCCGGTGTAGCCGGAGAACGCCCAGAAGCCGTCGGCGTCCAGCGCGAACAGGTCGGGCAGGCCGTCACCGTCGACGTCCTCGGAGACCACGATCTGCCGGAAGGTCGCCGGGTCGGGTGCGGACGCCGGCAGCTGCATCTCGATCCGGCGGCCCGCGTCGAACTGGCCGGTCCCGGTGCCGGGGTAGATGTACAGCTTTCCGTCGGGCATCCGGGCGATCATGTCGGTGATGCCGTCACCGGGATGCCAGTCGGTGGCATGCCCGATCAGGGCCGGGATCGTGGACGCGGGGTCCTTGAAGTGGCCCGGCGCGACGGGCTTGCCGTTCTGAACGGCGCCGGGGATGAACGCGTCGGTGTCGCCCTGGCGGTCACCGGCGTAGGTGCGCAGGTTGCCGTCCTTGTCGATGGCCAGGAGGTCGGCGAACTGGTCGCCGGTGACGTCGCCGGGCTTGTCGGTGCCGATGCGGGGGCTGACGTAGAAGAGGTATTCGGTGGGAACGGAGACGTTGCCCGCCTGGTTGACGGTACGGACGTACAGGACGTTGGGTCCGGCGGTGTCGACCTGGAGCTTGACGGAGGCGAGGTCACCGCTGGCGGGGACGGCCTTGTTCTCCCAGGACGGCTTGTTCAGGGACCACTGGTACTCGCGGATGGTGCCGGCCGCGGTGCCGTTGCCGCGGATCTCGACGACCTGGTCGGGGGTGGAGGCCGGGTTCACGCTCCACTCGGCGGCGTCGGGGCCCGGGGCGGGGAAGTGCGCGGAGGAGACGGCCGGGTTGGCGGGCGCGCTGTGGTCGACGGTGAAGGTGCACCATCCTCCGCCGCCGGAGTCGGCGGGGCCGGAGCCCGCGGACCACCAGCCGTCCCAGTCCTGGGTCCGGGAGAGCCAGAAGTACTTGCGGCCGGAGGTGAAGGAGGCCCAGGGGACGGACTTGGTGACCACTCCGTCGCTGTTGGGCCACAGCCACTCGTTGGCGATGTTGGTTCCGTTCTCGGCGTCCCAGACCTCGATCTGGACCTGCTTGAGGTTGCCGTCCCGGTCACTGCCCTTGGACTGGAAGGACACGTCCGTCTTGCCGATGCTGGTTCCGGTGCCGCTGGTCAGGCACGGGCCGCCCGGGGAGGTGTTCATGTTCGACGCGAGCGGGATGTCGGGCCGGGTGTTGTAGACGACCTCGATGTACGGGGCGCTCTCACCGTTGGCGAGGAGCTTCTTCCAGTAGTACGAGTCCGACTCGTTCGGCGCCTTGAAACCCAGCGAGAGGGCACCCCAGTTGGCGCTCGCGGCCTGGGTCACCAGGCCCTTGATGTCGGGGGCGACCCAGTTGTCGGGGCAGGAGGAGTTGTAGCCGTAGCCGGCCATCTCGGTGGCGACCTTGTTTCCCCACCAGCCCGTGGTGTTGTTCCACGTCGAGGACGAGGACACGAACGGGGTGGAGTAGATGTCCATGGCCTTCTGACTGCACGACCACGAATAGGTCTGCAGGGCGCGGACACTCGCCGACTGGATACCCGCACCGTACAGTTCGGGCCCGAAATAGAAATTGAACACCGAACGGGAAGTGCCGCCGGAATCCGACTCGTAGCCGACGCGGGCCTCGTTCGTGCCCGACGCATTGTAGTTCTGGCCGTTGTAGAAACTCGAATCGCCGGCCGTCTTGTAGAGCAGCGACCAGGCGTGCTTGTGACCCTTGTACGAAGGATCGACGAAGACCGGATACACGGTGTCCGCGGCATTCAGCAGCGCCGCATCCGGCTTCAGGGACAGCGTGTTGTCCCTGAAAGAGGCCGCGGCGACCGACAGGTGCGCGCGCTCCGCACCGGCCAGACCCGCCAGCCCCAGCGTCGGATGCTCCTTCGCGGCAGCCGGGGCCTTCCACGCGGGCACGTCATCGGTCGTGGCGACCTTCCCCGACGAATCCCACATCAACGGCGACGGCGACCCCGCCACCTCCTCGCCCTTCGCATCCCGGGCGGACAGCGATCCGGACGCGGCATCGAGCTGGAACTGCAGATCAGGGGAAGCGAGCCGGTAGTTGACCTCGGCCAGCAGCGGATCCGCGGCGGCCTGCCTGTCCTTCACGACCAGCAGGTGCGAATAGCCACCGTCCTGCGCCGTCATCAGCAGATCGATGCCCGGCCGCACATTCTCGTACAACGCCCGCGGACCGTCGATCACCGGCGCCGGCAGCACACCCGG is a window encoding:
- a CDS encoding FG-GAP-like repeat-containing protein, yielding MAALLAVAVAVPVGVQLGGGEKPKGKASGGAGGPVAAPQARKLAAETGKDVEVTADRSANTTTWAQPDGLFKKHISSSAVRARVGDVWKAIDTDLQQVEGGFAAKAVNGSVVFSAGTPGAGRSSRGVVRSAPAVDAPGQVWTELVRLNVDGHDMSVSWPGVLPAPVIDGPRALYENVRPGIDLLMTAQDGGYSHLLVVKDRQAAADPLLAEVNYRLASPDLQFQLDAASGSLSARDAKGEEVAGSPSPLMWDSSGKVATTDDVPAWKAPAAAKEHPTLGLAGLAGAERAHLSVAAASFRDNTLSLKPDAALLNAADTVYPVFVDPSYKGHKHAWSLLYKTAGDSSFYNGQNYNASGTNEARVGYESDSGGTSRSVFNFYFGPELYGAGIQSASVRALQTYSWSCSQKAMDIYSTPFVSSSSTWNNTTGWWGNKVATEMAGYGYNSSCPDNWVAPDIKGLVTQAASANWGALSLGFKAPNESDSYYWKKLLANGESAPYIEVVYNTRPDIPLASNMNTSPGGPCLTSGTGTSIGKTDVSFQSKGSDRDGNLKQVQIEVWDAENGTNIANEWLWPNSDGVVTKSVPWASFTSGRKYFWLSRTQDWDGWWSAGSGPADSGGGGWCTFTVDHSAPANPAVSSAHFPAPGPDAAEWSVNPASTPDQVVEIRGNGTAAGTIREYQWSLNKPSWENKAVPASGDLASVKLQVDTAGPNVLYVRTVNQAGNVSVPTEYLFYVSPRIGTDKPGDVTGDQFADLLAIDKDGNLRTYAGDRQGDTDAFIPGAVQNGKPVAPGHFKDPASTIPALIGHATDWHPGDGITDMIARMPDGKLYIYPGTGTGQFDAGRRIEMQLPASAPDPATFRQIVVSEDVDGDGLPDLFALDADGFWAFSGYTGSSFASYRKMATGWAARDIVGVRDVSGDNIPDLLFRDNANANRTMALRKGKAGAIAGADLTSLQYAANAEGGVDYTYATTAWNRTDWPMVLGTEDNTGDGIPDIWGVSTYDGYQYYFQGGTTTYGGATGRDEDGWSTFLTIG